One Micromonospora sp. FIMYZ51 genomic window carries:
- a CDS encoding NAD-dependent epimerase/dehydratase family protein, with product MRILVIGGSGLIGASVVAVLREHGHDATTVARTARDGVDHRLDVESASVDDLRRLLAGHDGMVYATRTDEQRPLPKPIYPTFRRDNVDPVVRLCTAARREGLTRGVVMGSYYTYFDRLHPQWRLAERHTYIRCRLEQAREGRAAAGPDLPVAVLELPFVFGRAGDRLPNWAGPLDRWARSRTPLVAPTGGTAATSARSVAEIAVDALERASGADIPVADVNLTWTDMLTRVAEAVGRRRRVTRLPAAAARAALRLGGAAQALGGKESGINPTYLADLLLADLFIEPTTGRPLDPALRETFPAP from the coding sequence ATGCGGATTCTCGTGATCGGTGGCAGCGGCCTGATCGGCGCCAGCGTGGTGGCGGTGCTGCGCGAACACGGCCATGACGCGACCACAGTCGCCCGCACCGCCCGGGACGGTGTCGACCACCGCCTCGACGTGGAGTCCGCCTCGGTCGACGACCTGCGGCGGTTGCTCGCCGGGCACGACGGCATGGTGTACGCCACCCGCACCGACGAGCAACGGCCGCTGCCCAAACCGATCTATCCGACGTTTCGTCGGGACAACGTCGACCCGGTGGTACGCCTGTGCACCGCGGCCCGCCGCGAAGGTCTCACCCGGGGCGTCGTGATGGGCTCGTACTACACCTACTTCGACCGGCTCCACCCGCAGTGGCGCCTCGCCGAGCGGCACACGTACATCCGCTGCCGCCTGGAGCAGGCCCGCGAGGGGCGGGCGGCGGCCGGCCCGGACCTGCCGGTCGCCGTCCTCGAACTGCCCTTCGTCTTCGGTCGGGCCGGTGACCGGCTGCCCAACTGGGCCGGGCCGCTGGACCGGTGGGCGCGCTCGCGTACCCCGCTGGTAGCCCCGACCGGCGGGACCGCCGCGACCTCGGCGCGCAGCGTGGCCGAGATCGCGGTGGACGCCCTGGAGCGGGCCAGCGGGGCGGACATCCCGGTCGCCGACGTCAACCTCACCTGGACCGACATGCTCACCCGCGTCGCCGAGGCGGTCGGTCGCCGCCGCCGGGTCACCCGGCTGCCGGCCGCCGCGGCGCGAGCGGCCCTGCGCCTGGGCGGCGCGGCACAGGCTCTCGGTGGCAAGGAGTCCGGAATCAACCCCACCTACCTGGCCGACCTGCTCCTCGCCGACCTGTTCATTGAACCGACGACCGGCCGCCCGCTGGACCCCGCGCTGCGCGAGACCTTCCCCGCCCCGTAG